One window of Pseudacidobacterium ailaaui genomic DNA carries:
- the larB gene encoding nickel pincer cofactor biosynthesis protein LarB: MTRDAILQLLQEVERGHLAASEALEKLKHLPYEDAGFAKIDHHRSLRLGLPEVIYSAGKTPAQVSEIFARMSLAGGDVIATRADIATCRAVKDLVPQAQYHEQARIVGLRQSGTLPEGGPIAVLCAGTSDVPVAEEAAVTAEYLGLRVLRVHDIGVAGLHRLLAQREVLREARVVIVCAGMEGALPSVVGGLVAAPVIAVPTSVGYGAAFGGLTALLGMLNSCSPNVAVVNIDNGFGAAYVAAMMVRSVGVLAEAEKTSASSLRA, encoded by the coding sequence ATGACGCGCGACGCCATTCTGCAATTGCTTCAGGAAGTGGAGCGAGGTCATCTGGCGGCATCCGAAGCCCTGGAAAAGCTCAAGCATCTGCCTTATGAAGATGCCGGCTTCGCCAAAATTGATCATCACCGTTCGCTGCGTCTTGGCCTGCCGGAGGTCATCTACTCGGCAGGAAAGACCCCGGCACAGGTGTCAGAGATCTTTGCCCGCATGTCGCTTGCGGGAGGGGACGTCATCGCTACGCGCGCCGATATTGCTACCTGTCGCGCAGTGAAAGATCTGGTGCCGCAGGCGCAGTATCATGAGCAGGCGCGGATTGTGGGTCTGCGCCAGTCCGGCACTCTGCCGGAAGGCGGCCCCATCGCAGTGCTGTGTGCTGGCACCAGCGATGTTCCGGTGGCCGAGGAGGCCGCAGTCACGGCGGAATATCTTGGGCTGCGCGTCCTGCGTGTTCATGACATCGGCGTGGCCGGGCTGCACCGCCTGCTTGCACAGCGCGAAGTGCTGCGCGAAGCGCGTGTGGTAATTGTCTGTGCGGGAATGGAAGGCGCACTGCCCAGCGTCGTGGGCGGGCTGGTGGCCGCTCCGGTCATTGCCGTGCCTACCAGTGTGGGCTATGGCGCGGCCTTTGGAGGGCTGACGGCCCTGCTGGGAATGCTCAATTCCTGCTCCCCTAACGTAGCAGTTGTGAATATAGACAATGGGTTCGGCGCCGCCTATGTCGCGGCCATGATGGTGCGCTCCGTCGGTGTCTTGGCGGAAGCAGAAAAGACCTCGGCTTCTAGCCTTCGCGCCTGA
- a CDS encoding ribulokinase, with translation MSIVAGVDFGTLSVRVTLLDSEKGRLGTAIAEYPLHRKREDPDYATQSHQDQMDALVKATRKAIADAGIDGHQIEAMALDTTGSSVIPVGENLEPLDDYYLWCDHRAKEEARQITELAHQEKLEAIEWCGGVYSHEWGFAKLLHWLRHNPEKRSRFLTALEHCDMVAATLCGITDATRVKRSVCAMGHKWMWNPKWNGLPPQDFLSKLDPLFDGIREKLAGDYETSDKLAGRLSPKWAEALGLRAGIPIPVGAFDAHWDAIGAGCREGDVVNVVGTSTCIIAMQKKANLVPGVCGVVPGSVHPDYTGVEAGLSATGDIFEAIARRAGHKVSELSKGLEAYRAGQTGLLRLSWDNGDRTVLVNSELGGITLGWNLVHTAQDELHAAIEGTAFHTRIILERMAEYGVPVDRVINAGGIPQNNAVLNQIYADVLGKPVLVPAGIPTSLGSGIFALLAAGAFPTIEAAQEKMCLPYKTVEPNPKAHTVYNRLFALYRKVYFALGQRNAEAAALGDVLPELRRIAAEVRREG, from the coding sequence TCCCATCAAGACCAGATGGACGCGCTGGTAAAAGCCACGCGCAAGGCCATTGCCGATGCCGGCATTGACGGCCATCAGATTGAGGCCATGGCGCTCGACACGACCGGATCCAGCGTCATTCCTGTGGGAGAAAACCTGGAGCCGCTGGATGATTACTACCTTTGGTGCGACCACCGCGCCAAGGAAGAGGCCCGGCAGATTACCGAACTCGCGCACCAGGAAAAGCTTGAGGCCATCGAATGGTGCGGGGGCGTCTATTCCCATGAGTGGGGATTTGCAAAGCTGCTGCACTGGCTCAGGCACAATCCGGAAAAACGCAGCCGCTTTCTTACTGCCCTGGAACATTGCGACATGGTGGCAGCCACGCTTTGCGGTATCACCGATGCGACCCGGGTGAAGCGCAGCGTCTGCGCCATGGGCCACAAGTGGATGTGGAACCCAAAGTGGAACGGTCTGCCGCCGCAGGATTTTCTTTCCAAACTCGATCCACTCTTTGATGGCATCCGCGAAAAGCTTGCGGGCGATTACGAAACATCAGACAAGCTGGCTGGCCGCCTCTCGCCCAAATGGGCCGAGGCCCTCGGCCTCCGTGCCGGAATTCCTATCCCCGTCGGTGCGTTTGACGCGCACTGGGACGCCATCGGCGCTGGCTGCCGCGAGGGGGATGTGGTCAACGTGGTCGGTACCTCGACCTGCATCATTGCCATGCAGAAAAAGGCCAACCTTGTGCCCGGGGTCTGCGGAGTCGTCCCCGGCAGCGTGCATCCGGACTATACCGGCGTGGAGGCCGGACTCTCTGCCACCGGAGACATCTTCGAGGCCATCGCGCGCCGCGCCGGACACAAAGTCTCCGAACTCTCCAAAGGACTCGAAGCCTATCGCGCCGGGCAGACCGGACTGTTGCGCCTGAGCTGGGACAACGGGGACCGCACCGTGCTGGTCAATTCCGAACTGGGTGGGATCACGCTGGGATGGAACCTTGTGCACACGGCCCAGGATGAACTTCATGCAGCCATCGAAGGCACCGCATTCCATACGCGCATTATCCTCGAACGCATGGCGGAATACGGGGTCCCGGTCGACCGCGTGATCAATGCAGGAGGCATTCCGCAGAACAATGCTGTGCTGAACCAGATCTACGCAGATGTTCTGGGTAAACCGGTACTCGTGCCGGCCGGGATCCCGACCAGCCTTGGCTCAGGAATCTTTGCTTTGCTGGCCGCCGGGGCCTTCCCGACCATCGAGGCCGCGCAGGAGAAGATGTGCCTTCCCTACAAAACAGTCGAACCCAACCCGAAGGCACACACCGTCTACAACCGCCTCTTCGCGCTGTACCGCAAGGTCTACTTTGCTTTGGGGCAGCGCAATGCGGAGGCCGCTGCACTGGGCGATGTTCTGCCCGAGTTGCGCCGGATTGCCGCCGAGGTCAGGCGCGAAGGCTAG
- the larC gene encoding nickel pincer cofactor biosynthesis protein LarC: MIQRAQLSPQTRDLSLRAFAFLAQAEAKIHGVEVEDVHFHEVGAVDTITDIVCAAAGLLSLGVDKWYASAVNTGSGFVECAHGTFPVPAPATAELLKGVPTFSTGPQKEMTTPTGAALLKALNCEFGNVPPFAASTIGYGAGTRNPERFPNVLRLSIGDTAATKESVTVLECALDDATPQIIAYAMDRALEAGALDVMCSPVVMKKGRMGSLLTLLCRADKRPALENLLLTETTTLGIRVHEEERILLERRFMEAETKYGRIRIKVASRNGEDLNRMPEYEDCLRAAQEHHVPLKQVMQAALAAASDTRVKA; this comes from the coding sequence CTGATTCAGCGCGCACAGCTTTCTCCGCAGACCCGCGACCTGTCGCTACGTGCCTTTGCATTTCTGGCGCAGGCGGAAGCAAAAATCCACGGGGTCGAAGTCGAGGACGTTCATTTTCACGAGGTGGGCGCGGTCGATACCATCACCGACATTGTCTGTGCGGCAGCGGGGCTTTTGTCGCTTGGTGTAGACAAGTGGTACGCCTCGGCGGTGAACACGGGCAGCGGTTTTGTTGAATGTGCCCACGGTACTTTTCCCGTTCCCGCGCCCGCAACGGCCGAGCTGCTCAAAGGTGTTCCAACCTTCTCCACTGGCCCACAGAAAGAGATGACCACGCCTACCGGGGCCGCTCTGCTGAAGGCGCTTAATTGTGAGTTTGGGAATGTTCCGCCGTTTGCGGCAAGCACGATTGGCTATGGAGCGGGCACCCGCAACCCGGAGCGGTTTCCGAATGTACTGCGGCTGAGCATCGGAGACACCGCAGCGACAAAAGAGAGTGTGACGGTCCTCGAATGCGCGCTGGATGATGCCACTCCGCAGATCATCGCCTATGCGATGGACCGTGCTCTGGAAGCCGGTGCGCTTGATGTGATGTGTTCGCCCGTGGTGATGAAAAAGGGACGCATGGGCAGCCTTCTGACGCTCCTTTGCCGCGCTGACAAACGTCCTGCACTCGAAAATCTGCTTCTTACAGAAACAACCACGCTGGGGATTCGCGTGCATGAAGAAGAGCGCATCCTACTGGAGCGGCGGTTCATGGAAGCAGAAACGAAATATGGCCGGATCCGTATCAAGGTCGCCTCGCGGAATGGCGAAGACCTGAACCGGATGCCCGAATATGAGGACTGTCTCCGTGCCGCGCAGGAGCACCATGTGCCCTTGAAACAAGTGATGCAGGCGGCCTTGGCGGCGGCCTCTGATACAAGGGTGAAAGCATGA
- the larC gene encoding nickel insertion protein yields MRIGYLDCFAGISGDMLLGALVDAGVSRSLLEETVLALDLGASLRFSSVDRSGITATKVDVIDAAGKAAEHQHHPHPHHHHHHHHHDHDHSPPELPSRPSAGAARAKQATRTLTRGNITTIILTFTGAPGSRSRN; encoded by the coding sequence ATGCGAATCGGATATCTTGATTGTTTCGCCGGAATCAGCGGAGACATGCTGCTGGGTGCTCTTGTGGATGCGGGCGTTTCCCGCTCCCTGCTCGAAGAGACCGTGCTGGCGCTGGACCTTGGCGCGTCCCTGCGGTTTTCTTCCGTAGACCGCAGCGGGATTACGGCGACGAAGGTGGACGTGATCGATGCAGCGGGCAAGGCTGCGGAGCACCAGCATCATCCTCATCCTCATCATCACCACCACCATCATCATCATGATCACGACCATTCCCCTCCAGAATTGCCATCTCGGCCGTCTGCGGGGGCAGCGCGAGCGAAGCAGGCCACACGCACACTCACAAGGGGCAACATCACGACCATCATCCTCACGTTCACGGGCGCACCTGGAAGCAGGTCCAGGAACTGA